The genomic stretch accaggcaaggttagtaaaatgcagaaaagtatttgaatccaaaacaaatgccaTTTTGAACCCAGGTTTGGTATTATCACGGGTTGAAGCCATGACTGTGTCGTTACCGGACTGAGACCGACACACTTGTCCCACCAGCAGTCGGGGGGAATTTAAATTGCCCTGGGTGACATACATTGCATTAGGTCTGTTTGCATTAGCTCTAATAACATTAGCCCTGTTTGATCCTAGCCACATGCCAGACAGCCCACTTGTCAGTGAGATGAAttgctctgattggctctccCAGGTCCTTATCAGGTCCTTATGGGCTGCTGTGTGTAGCTGGTTTATAAGCAGGTTTTGGAGTGGGCCTGGGTGGGATGTAATATtaacaaaacacttttttattttcccccccaatatgcttgtgtttattgttgttcttgTACCCAATAGTATTCCATTTCAGCTTGATGACCTATTAAGTGATTGGTGAATAATTATCCAATTATTGTGAAATagctttattctttttatttatgtttttaatccTGGGTGAAAACTGTGAAGTGCTGAGACCTGTTTTTTAAATGGCGGGTGTACAAAAGTAAAGATTGATTGACAGATCAACGTTCGTGCCGATGTGCCAGCCCAGACTGCTGAAGGTCTCAATTCAGGGATCCATTTGATCGACCGATCGATCTGTGCtgagcctccattttgttttcccccaAGATGGGCAAGGGCTCCTTCAAGTACGCCTGGGTGCTGGACAAGCTGAAGGCCGAGAGGGAGCGCGGCATCACCATCGACATCTCCCTGTGGAAGTTCGAGACCAGCAAGTACTACGTCACCATCATCGACGCGCCCGGGCACAGGGACTTCATCAAGAACATGATCACCGGCACTTCCCAGGTCTGTGGCAAAGCGTGTTGGGTTTATGGAAACGTGGTGTGTCCGGACTACTGTTCAGGCTGCTGTTCCCTCTACTGCGGTGGTCTCAAACTCGTTGCCACGGCAGGCCCGTCTATTCCGCAGGTTTTAATCCCCACCAATTAGCGCTGCCTTAATCTGTTTCAGTTCCCCATTCAGCccatatgcatttaaatgcaATAAAACATCACAGACTGTAATGTTTACTGATTAAATCATTTGAAATGAGACAAGGACACTTGCTTCATCCGGGCCCCGGAATATGTCACTTAGAGTGAATCACGTGGGGCAGACGGTAGCCTTGTGGctgaggtgcttgactgggacctggaagattggtggttggagctgtaaactgtaatgcaatgtaagcTCTTGAGAGGTGACGTCATTCCGTGTAGTGATTACGCATTATTTCCCTCCTACACGGGGGTGAATCGTTTTGACATCGTGCCGATACTCTGTGTAGTTCTGATGAATTTCGATTGGGTTCCCCTCGCTCGCCAGGCGGACTGCGCGGTGCTGATCGTGGCGGCCGGGGTGGGCGAGTTCGAGGCCGGGATCTCGAAGAACGGGCAGACGCGCGAGCACGCCCTGCTGGCCTACACGCTGGGGGTGAAGCAGCTCATCGTGGGCGTCAACAAGATGGACTCCACCGAGCCCAACTACAGCCAGAAGCGCTACGAGGAGATCGTCAAGGAAGTCAGCACCTACATCAAGAAGATCGGCTACAACCCCGACACGGTGGCCTTCGTGCCCATCTCCGGCTGGAACGGGGACAACATGCTGGAGTCCAGCCCAAATGTGCGTTCAAGGGCTTGTGGGGGGGGATGTGGTATATATTTGCAGATTTTTGTGTTCAAAGACCCATTGTAAatccctatcattgaaaaaggctcactgacatgttaactgactcaccctctgcctgtgtctatagtccttaaattcgggtttcaaaatatacagttgacggactgacattgtgtaccaaaacattgtatagctgtacaataattgaagctcattggttgaaaattggtgccacagccaatgcctgggtggggtggagggggtgggggggcttaTTGCCTTTAAAGAAGCAAAAGCTGTAACTTTGAAAAGTAAATTGCTACAGCTAAGTGGCAAGCAACCCATCACACAATAGCATCACGTACAGGGCTGGACCTGCATTCTCAGTTACCATTCACACGGGCTGTTGCCCATTAGTGTAAGGAATTCCATTGCATAGTGGTTGCTGTAAAAGTATTTGCTGGCTAACGGTAGCTTTGACTAGCCTGGGAACCCTTCTCTTGGGACTGCCAGCAGTGACttatatatacatgtacagCAGTGTTAGATTTTTAttagtggggaaaaaaatttggttgaaaagtgccAGGTTCTCCCAGGTTCATTGTGATCCATCGTAACGTGTTGCCTTGGCGACGTTTCTCCAGATGACCTGGTTTAAGGGGTGGAAGATCACGCGGAAGGACGGGAACGCCTCCGGGACCACgctcctggaggccctggacGCCATCCAGCCCCCGAGCCGCCCCACGGACAAACCCCTGCGCCTGCCCCTGCAGGACGTCTACAAAATCGGAGGTGAGGGGCGCGGAGACGTCGGATTTTACTTTGTGTTGAGCTTAGTCGTGTCATATGAGCCTCCTTATCCTCCCGCCTGTCAATCATTCATTGttgaaaatggggaaaaaactgaGCCCTAGTGGGGGACATTTAAATGGTTTTTCGataatgctttttatccaaagtgctttacaatgaatgctcattcatccatccattcacacacacattcacatgccaATGACTGAAGCGTTGCAATACCAGGCCCCAAACTGCTCGTCGGGAgcgattgggggttaggtgtcttgctcagggacacttccgcACACCCAGAGCAGGGGATCAAACTTacagatgaccgctcttacctcctgagctaatgtcgcccccacGTTTTTTCCCCGCATACATTGTTCGTGGCGTTTATTTTACCTTTTGAAGCCTGGAATATAGACTTCATTCTAATTTCCATTATGTTTATTGAAACACAAATTTTGAGTCAAAGATTCACCGCCGTCTGCATCCTGTGTGTTCGACCTGTGTAGgggggggcgacattagctcaggaggtaagagtggagCGGTCTCGTGGCAGTTGGAAAGGTTTCCGGCTCGATCCCTCCcactgggtgtgtcgaagtgtccctgagcaagacacctaacccccaattgctccccaCAAGCTGGTCAGTGACTTGCACGCCGTTGGTGTTattgtgaatgggtgaattagttgcaaagcgctttggatgaaagtgctaCATGAATGCAGCTCGTTTACTAGTGTTTACCACGCTGGCAGGAATCGGCACGGTGCCCGTGGGCCGCGTGGAGACGGGCCTGCTGAAGCCCGGCATGGTGGTGACCTTCGCCCCCGTGAACGTGACGACGGAGGTGAAGTCGGTGGAGATGCACCACGAGGCCCTGACGGAGGCGCTGCCCGGCGACAACGTGGGCTTCAACGTCAAGAACGTCTCCGTCAAGGACATCCGCCGCGGCAACGTGGCGGGCGACAGCAAGAATGACCCGCCACAGGAGGCCGCCAACTTCACCGCGCAGGTGAGCCCGGCGGCGGCCGCCCCCTCCCGCCGCACAGGTGCCCGATCCGGGCTCAGAAAGTTACCGACAAAGTCAAAAAGTATTTTCCTctcccagtattttgttccaatcacctgcatttgctaattagcacacttcctcagccaggaggtagaagtTATGAGTGGAATCCGCTGGCtcagttcatgggtggaagacaCGCACGGCAGGACTTTTAACTGTCTGACCCCTGGACCTTCCACCTCTGGGCTTTGGTAATACACTTAGGCtcatcagacctgggtccaaAACTTCAACCAAGTGGGCCTCATTTCTGGTCCCATTTGTGAGAACTGCAGGCTGttttttaaaggcatactatgcaggatctTTACCTTGAAAATAAGCACAGGCATATTTACCAGGTCTAAGCAAGCTTTCAGTATGTAGTTTTTGATTATATTTGattctgattgcctttggagtctgggCCTTATGTTGACAAATGTTATTAACAGACTTTTGCCAGGGACAGTCAAGCAAGCCATtgtgagaaataagaaaaaacagtccAGAGACATCGGCTAAACAATAGGCTTTCCAAACTAAACTGTTGGGATCATCTTTAAGAGGAAAGACAGCACAGTTTCCACATGACCCCTGATTGTCATGATGATGACGCTCCCTCGTAGGTGATCATCCTGAACCACCCGGGGCAGATCAGCGCCGGCTACGCCCCGGTGCTGGACTGCCACACCGCCCACATCGCCTGCAAGTTCGCCGAGCTCAAGGAGAAGATTGACCGCCGTTCGGGCAAGAAGCTGGAGGACAACCCCAAGTCGCTGAAGTCCGGCGACGCCGCCATCGTGGACATGGTCCCCGGGAAGCCCATGTGTGTGGAGAGCTTCTCCGAGTACCCTCCGCTAGGTGAGcgccgttagcacgttagcgtgtGGAGAGCTTCTCCGAGTACCCTCCGCTAGGTGAGcgccgttagcacgttagcgtgtGGAGAGCTTCTCCGAGTACCCTCCGCTAGGTGAGcgccgttagcacgttagcgtgtGGAGAGCTTCTCCGAGTACCCTCCGCTAGGTGAGcgccgttagcacgttagcgtgtGGAGAGCTTCTCCGAGTACCCTCCGCTAGGTGAGcgccgttagcacgttagcgtgtGGAGAGCTTCTCCGAGTACCCTCCGCTAGGTGAGcgccgttagcacgttagcgtgtGGAGAGCTTCTCCGAGTACCCTCCGCTAGGTGAGcgccgttagcacgttagcgtgtGGAGAGCTTCTTCGAGTACCCTCCGCTAGGTGAGcgccgttagcacgttagcgtgtGGAGAGCTTCTTCGAGTACCCTCCGC from Conger conger chromosome 2, fConCon1.1, whole genome shotgun sequence encodes the following:
- the LOC133114794 gene encoding elongation factor 1-alpha 1-like, giving the protein MGKEKLHINIVVIGHVDSGKSTTTGHLIYKCGGIDKRTIEKFEKEAAEMGKGSFKYAWVLDKLKAERERGITIDISLWKFETSKYYVTIIDAPGHRDFIKNMITGTSQADCAVLIVAAGVGEFEAGISKNGQTREHALLAYTLGVKQLIVGVNKMDSTEPNYSQKRYEEIVKEVSTYIKKIGYNPDTVAFVPISGWNGDNMLESSPNMTWFKGWKITRKDGNASGTTLLEALDAIQPPSRPTDKPLRLPLQDVYKIGGIGTVPVGRVETGLLKPGMVVTFAPVNVTTEVKSVEMHHEALTEALPGDNVGFNVKNVSVKDIRRGNVAGDSKNDPPQEAANFTAQVIILNHPGQISAGYAPVLDCHTAHIACKFAELKEKIDRRSGKKLEDNPKSLKSGDAAIVDMVPGKPMCVESFSEYPPLGRFAVRDMRQTVAVGVIKGVEKKAATTGKVTKSAQKAQKTK